AGATTTCATAGTTTAGAGAGTTCGCTGTTAATGGCCGTTGCTGAATGAATCTTGcagcggggcggcgccggcgagcggtggcGCGGGGGCCCTTCCGAGGAGCAAGAACGACGGCAAGATCGCGTTCAAGACGAGGTCGGAGGTGGACGTGCTGGACGACGGCTACCGGTGGAGGAAGTACGGCAAGAAGATGGTGAAGAACAGCCCCAATCCAAGGTAACCCCATCCCCTCTCGCCTCACTCGCCGGAGCATCTCgcccgccggcgtcggccaCGCCGCGCCACTTATGATCGGCTGACGAtcgacgcgccgccggcgttgTCGGTGCATGCAGGAACTACTACCGGTGCTCGGCCGACGGGTGCCGCGTGAAGAAGCGGGtggagcgcgcgcgcgacgaCGCGCGCTTCGTCGTCACCACCTACGACGGCGTCCACAAccacccggcgccgccgcaccccAGGCCAGCTGCCGGCTACTCGATCGCCGGGCCAGCTGCCGGCCACCGCCTGCTCGGCctgaaggaggaggaggcggcggcgatcgccCTCTTCAGGAGCACCTCGGCCACCTCGCTGCACCTTCCTTGACGTACTGTCCCgaagcgccggcgccggcgccggcggcgcgcacgGTTCGGCATGAGTGACGACTGACCAGTGACGATTACGGTCAAGTTCTCTCCGACGACGAAGGCGAGACCCGACTCCATTGCGGTCCATCCACACATGtagatttttcatcaaaattacACGAATTCATGTACAATTGCACTACAGTGTTTGGAACAGaattgtacttttttttttttgctatgcAGTTTGAGTGTATGATGGATTGTATATGTCTTCAAGATTTGTAAGTATTAATCAGATCGGTAATATAGTTCAGCCATGGTGGGACCATTATCTGAAAACGAAAGCCATGATCAAGGTtctaaataatgtatttttgcAAGCTCGTTGTGGATTAGTTAGCTCTGGTTGGTGTAGCAAATTACGAATTGCGAACGCTATATTCCAAtagtagaaaaaatatcactCAAAATATTAGTAATCAATTTACTTAATGAATTTATAAATTGTAGAGTGGTGCTTAATTTACTCATAACTTGGTAATTTAGAGAATATTTTAGTCATAGAGCCGAGTCTTAAAAGATTGgactatatatacacacactattgtttgggtgttttacgaaa
This is a stretch of genomic DNA from Oryza brachyantha chromosome 1, ObraRS2, whole genome shotgun sequence. It encodes these proteins:
- the LOC102715361 gene encoding probable WRKY transcription factor 51 yields the protein MSSYSSLLSLSPGEYQCHQAAGFAAAGEDDDMAVAAAAAVSSYLSFDMDFVGEYYPPETDFHSNQETTLLLHGGDGRKNGERREHSHGKIDNGAAPASGGAGALPRSKNDGKIAFKTRSEVDVLDDGYRWRKYGKKMVKNSPNPRNYYRCSADGCRVKKRVERARDDARFVVTTYDGVHNHPAPPHPRPAAGYSIAGPAAGHRLLGLKEEEAAAIALFRSTSATSLHLP